Genomic segment of Microcoleus sp. bin38.metabat.b11b12b14.051:
CAGTCTAGTTGCATGGCGTTCGATCGCGATCGCCCGACAACTCCGATGACTCCGCATCCACTCAATCGCGATCGAACCGCAGCCCGCCCCCACATCCCACAGCAACTCCCCCGGAATCGGCGCTAACGCACACAGCGTAACGGCTCTAACCTCCCGTTTCGTCAACTGTCCATCGTGGCGATAGGCTGCATCCGGTAAGCCAGAAGTGCCCGAAAGCAGCAGAGTTTCGCGATCGGCTACAACTGCAATGGCGATCGTATTCAAATCGGCTAAATCCGTCGCATTCCAAGCTGCTGCAACCCCCTCGATCCGCCGTTCCGCCTCCGACCCCATCCGCTCGAACACTGTGATTAAACTGCTGCCAAACCCCCGCTGTGTCAACATTTTCGCTACAAGATCGGGCGTATGTCGATCGGCACTCAAGACTAGCAAGCGTGTACCGGGAGACAAAGCTAGGGCGATCGAGGCGATCGGGCGATTTGTTAAACTGAAAGTCTCAACATCCGCCAGCGCCCAACCCAAACGCGCACAAGCCAGACTAAAAGCCGATGCTGCGGGAATCACAATCATTTCCGAAATCGGAATGCGGCGCAACAGCGTGACACCAATCCCGTGACACATCGGATCGCCGCTTGCGAGCACGCAGACAGACTCGCCGCGACGGCTGATGATGCTGTCGATAGTTGCTTGTAGCGGCGAGCTCCAAACCAAGTGTTCGCGAGTGTCGTCGGTTGGTAGCATTGCGAGGTGGCGCGCGCCGCCGACAATGATTTTAGATCGATCGAGTAACGATCGGGCGATCGGGCTCAATCCCAAAAGTCCGTCTTCCCCAATTCCCACCACCGAAAGCCATTTCTGCATTGCGCCCTGACTGCTAATTACTACTTATCAATTTTCAATAATAATCTGGGATTGCTATTTTATTGAGAAACACTCTGACTTGAATTGTATAAATCTTTGATTGATACATCTAACGCAAATGAATCGTCAAAAACAATCAACCCTGATTATCTACGGAATTGCACTTACACAATCATTAGGATTAATGAGTTGTACAGCATTACCTAACTTCAATCCGCTTAAGATTGGCGAGCATAAAGCTACCCCTTGCCTCGATTACAAATTTGAAAATGTCAACCCTTTAATTGTAGGTAAAACGACTAAAATAAAAATAGGAGAACGCAGTGATTCTGATTGTATCGTATCAGCGTTTGCCCGTTCCGATAAATCTTGGGTATGGTTGTCTAAAAATCCAGGAATTATCACAATTGTTCCAGATGGAACTGTAACTGGAATTGCACCGGGAAAGTTTGTTGTGTTGGCTAAAAAAGGTAAAGAAACACTCCAGATGTCCGGTACTGTTTATCCGCAAGATTGGAATGTTCGGATTCAACCGGAAGTGGCAACAGTGCGCGTGGGCGATCGCATTACCTTTGCAATGATAGCTTCTGATTCAACTGGTAAATTACTTCCCCCGATATCTTGCAGCTTTCGGACTCCAGACTATCAACAATATGAGCCTAATGTACCCCGCAGACCTGACAATCCGACACCTTTGCTCGATCGCTCTTTTTACCACATGGGCGCAGAACCTGGCACATTTCGAGCGCTACGCCCCGGAAACATTACGATTACAGGCAAAATGGGCGATCGCCAAAAAGAAGCAAAATTAACTATCAAATAAAATCAGCGTTGTTATTTTATGAATCTTCGCAACCAAATAATTGTGACATTTACTGTTTATCCACTGCTCGTATATGTGATAGCATATGGGATGGTTTGGATTAGCCCATATTGGTACGACGGCAAACCAGACCTAGAATATATCCCAGTCTCAGAACGTTGGTCATTTGCTCTCATTGTATGGTGGTTTTTGCAGTCTTGGTGTTTGCCATTACTCTTTGGTGCAATAGGGTTAATTTTATATTTGGACAAACG
This window contains:
- the cbiE gene encoding precorrin-6y C5,15-methyltransferase (decarboxylating) subunit CbiE; its protein translation is MQKWLSVVGIGEDGLLGLSPIARSLLDRSKIIVGGARHLAMLPTDDTREHLVWSSPLQATIDSIISRRGESVCVLASGDPMCHGIGVTLLRRIPISEMIVIPAASAFSLACARLGWALADVETFSLTNRPIASIALALSPGTRLLVLSADRHTPDLVAKMLTQRGFGSSLITVFERMGSEAERRIEGVAAAWNATDLADLNTIAIAVVADRETLLLSGTSGLPDAAYRHDGQLTKREVRAVTLCALAPIPGELLWDVGAGCGSIAIEWMRSHRSCRAIAIERHATRLEYIAENASNLGVPELKIIAGDAPAALANLPQPNAIFIGGGVTAEALLETCWNALGEGGRLVVNAVTIESELTVLQWHSLHGGELIRIGIQRAGAIGSFLGWKPLAPITQWAVVK